The following are from one region of the Candidatus Binatia bacterium genome:
- the gltA gene encoding NADPH-dependent glutamate synthase, protein MYKIVRREAFSDTTFLWEVLAPDVARAAQPGHFVMVRLHEGCERIPLTVADYDRERGTVTVVVQALGKSTREMMEHYAGGDTFSDFVGPLGQPQHISHVGHVLLVGGGLGVAPVYPQLRAFKEAGNRTTGIVGFRRRDLVFWEDRFRGYCDELIVCTDDGSYGRPGLVTAALEDVLKRDRPDLVVAIGPLPMMKACAEVSRPFGVKTLVSLNAIMVDGTGMCGSCRVTVGGQVRFACVDGPDFDGHAVDFTELTIRQRRFRGQESRAGEEYEQLCNLEKQLFAEEKRNYKKIKDLAPRQTAMPERDAAERSSNFKEVNLGYTLADALAESERCIQCTRPTCIAGCPVAIDIPRFIRHLIVRDIDGALAAIRESNVFPSVCGRVCPQETQCEAQCIIGKKVEPVAIGRLERFIGDRAKPPRGEPPRFADGWSLGKVAVVGSGPAGLSCAADLVRYGARVTIYEALHVVGGVLRYGIPSFRLPREIIDREVEYLREMGVAIETNKVIGKTFTIPQLLGEMGYDAVFVGVGAGAPTFLGIPGEFACQVYSANEFLTRVNLMGADSFPYLDTPLGVGKSVVVIGAGNTAMDCLRVSKRIGAERVRCVYRRTEAEAPARVEEIRHAREEGIDFFWLHAPTAIHSDADGNVRGMTVQKMALGDPDESGRRKPVPVDEFVELDCDTVIYALGTRANPIVTQSTPGLGLNRRGYIVADDATQATNLPGVFAGGDIVTGAATVILAMGAGRRAARAIGAHLSGGRTWPLSKEQVDAFAPRTPLGPAPVITAGAASEPTVRACPKCRRPMDDDEEYVCCATATLAWRCEQCAKVSEGFAFPYGMCPACGGKLAMVTERDVTGPEAHDAIRLAFEIELGGMAFYARAAAETADPVLKNLFEKFAAMEHEHMATLARRYHVEVPAPSDSFAIERAAIYAGIAYRAEDPANLFRIAIAFEERAVRFFTERQERCPEGSVERQLYRELAAEEREHVETLTTELARWRAGKPGLL, encoded by the coding sequence ATGTACAAGATCGTCCGACGCGAAGCCTTCTCCGATACGACTTTCCTCTGGGAAGTCCTCGCCCCCGATGTCGCCCGCGCCGCACAGCCGGGACATTTCGTAATGGTCCGACTGCACGAAGGCTGCGAGCGCATTCCGCTCACGGTCGCCGATTACGATCGCGAGCGCGGCACGGTGACCGTTGTCGTCCAGGCGCTGGGCAAGTCGACGCGCGAGATGATGGAGCACTACGCGGGCGGCGACACCTTCAGCGACTTCGTGGGACCGTTGGGTCAACCCCAGCACATCTCCCACGTGGGCCATGTGTTGCTCGTCGGGGGCGGACTCGGCGTTGCGCCCGTGTATCCGCAACTGCGCGCTTTCAAGGAAGCCGGTAATCGCACCACCGGCATTGTCGGGTTCCGGCGGCGTGATCTGGTATTCTGGGAGGACCGCTTTCGCGGTTACTGCGACGAGTTGATCGTCTGCACGGACGACGGCAGCTACGGACGCCCCGGCCTGGTGACCGCCGCTCTCGAAGACGTTCTGAAGCGCGACCGGCCCGACCTGGTCGTGGCCATCGGCCCGCTGCCGATGATGAAGGCCTGCGCCGAGGTGTCGCGGCCGTTCGGGGTCAAGACACTGGTCAGCCTCAATGCCATCATGGTCGACGGTACCGGCATGTGCGGTTCGTGCCGGGTCACCGTCGGCGGCCAGGTACGCTTCGCCTGTGTCGACGGGCCCGACTTCGATGGGCACGCCGTCGACTTTACCGAGTTGACGATTCGGCAGCGCCGCTTTCGCGGCCAGGAGTCGCGGGCGGGGGAAGAGTACGAGCAACTCTGCAACCTGGAGAAACAGCTCTTCGCGGAAGAGAAGCGCAACTACAAGAAGATCAAGGACCTCGCGCCGCGCCAGACCGCGATGCCCGAGCGCGACGCCGCCGAACGGTCGAGCAACTTCAAGGAGGTCAACCTCGGTTACACGCTCGCCGATGCGCTTGCCGAGTCCGAACGTTGCATCCAGTGCACCAGGCCGACGTGCATCGCCGGCTGCCCGGTGGCCATCGATATCCCGCGCTTCATCCGTCACCTGATCGTGCGCGACATCGACGGGGCGCTTGCCGCAATCCGGGAGAGCAACGTGTTTCCGTCGGTCTGCGGCCGCGTGTGCCCGCAGGAGACGCAGTGCGAAGCGCAGTGCATCATCGGCAAGAAGGTCGAGCCGGTCGCTATCGGCCGCCTCGAGCGTTTCATCGGCGATCGCGCCAAGCCGCCGCGCGGCGAGCCGCCGCGGTTCGCGGATGGTTGGTCGCTGGGTAAGGTCGCCGTCGTCGGCTCGGGTCCGGCCGGCCTGTCGTGCGCCGCGGACCTTGTCCGCTACGGGGCCCGGGTGACGATCTACGAAGCGCTGCACGTCGTGGGCGGCGTGTTGCGTTACGGAATCCCGTCGTTCCGGCTGCCGCGCGAGATCATCGACCGCGAGGTGGAGTATCTGCGCGAAATGGGCGTGGCGATCGAAACCAACAAGGTCATCGGGAAGACCTTCACGATCCCGCAACTGCTCGGTGAGATGGGCTACGATGCGGTGTTCGTCGGCGTCGGCGCCGGAGCGCCGACGTTTCTCGGCATTCCCGGCGAGTTTGCCTGCCAGGTATACAGCGCCAACGAGTTTCTGACGCGCGTCAATCTGATGGGCGCGGACAGTTTTCCGTACCTCGACACGCCGCTCGGGGTCGGCAAGAGCGTGGTTGTCATCGGCGCCGGCAACACGGCCATGGACTGCTTACGGGTGTCCAAACGTATCGGCGCCGAACGGGTGCGCTGTGTTTACCGGCGCACCGAGGCGGAAGCCCCCGCGCGCGTCGAGGAAATCCGGCATGCCAGGGAGGAGGGCATCGACTTCTTCTGGTTGCACGCGCCGACGGCGATTCACAGCGACGCGGACGGTAACGTCCGCGGCATGACGGTGCAGAAGATGGCGCTGGGCGACCCCGACGAGTCGGGTAGGCGCAAACCCGTGCCGGTCGACGAGTTTGTCGAGCTCGATTGCGATACCGTGATCTACGCACTCGGGACCAGGGCAAATCCGATCGTCACCCAGTCGACCCCCGGCCTCGGCCTCAACCGGCGGGGCTACATCGTCGCCGACGACGCCACGCAGGCCACCAACCTGCCGGGGGTATTCGCCGGCGGCGACATTGTCACCGGCGCCGCGACCGTCATCCTGGCCATGGGTGCGGGCCGCCGCGCCGCGCGCGCCATCGGCGCCCACCTGAGCGGCGGGCGCACGTGGCCGCTGTCGAAGGAGCAGGTCGACGCGTTCGCGCCGCGTACCCCGCTCGGCCCCGCGCCCGTCATTACGGCTGGCGCCGCGTCCGAGCCAACTGTGCGCGCCTGCCCGAAATGCCGGCGGCCTATGGACGACGACGAGGAGTACGTGTGCTGCGCGACCGCCACCCTGGCGTGGCGGTGCGAGCAGTGCGCCAAGGTCTCCGAGGGCTTTGCCTTCCCGTACGGCATGTGCCCGGCTTGCGGCGGCAAACTCGCGATGGTGACCGAGCGCGATGTGACCGGGCCCGAGGCACACGACGCCATCCGTCTCGCTTTCGAAATCGAACTGGGTGGCATGGCGTTCTACGCGCGGGCGGCCGCCGAGACCGCGGACCCGGTGCTGAAGAATCTATTCGAGAAGTTCGCGGCTATGGAGCACGAGCATATGGCCACCCTTGCCCGCCGTTATCACGTCGAAGTGCCGGCCCCGTCGGACAGTTTTGCGATCGAGCGCGCGGCGATCTATGCAGGCATCGCGTACCGAGCCGAGGACCCCGCCAACCTGTTCCGTATCGCTATCGCGTTCGAAGAGCGGGCCGTGCGCTTCTTCACCGAGCGGCAGGAGAGGTGTCCCGAGGGCTCCGTCGAGCGCCAGCTTTACCGCGAGTTGGCGGCCGAGGAACGCGAGCACGTCGAGACGCTGACGACGGAGTTGGCGCGCTGGCGCGCGGGTAAGCCGGGTTTGCTGTAG
- the ald gene encoding alanine dehydrogenase yields MIIGVPKEIKAEENRVALTPAGVSALVAHGHRVLVQRAAGMGSGMPDAQYRAAGARVVASAREVWGSAETILKVKEPMPSEYRYLREGLAIFTYLHLAASADLTRTLQAKRVLAIAYETIEIDDGSLPLLTPMSEVAGRLSIQFGSWCLQKPNGGAGILLGGASGVRPAKVVILGGGIAGSNACMIAHGVGANVSVIDRNPARLRYLHDILGGHVTTVMSNRANIEEEVVEADLVIGAVLVAGAKAPKLVTRKMVRAMKAGAAIVDISIDQGGCVETARPTTLDAPIYVTDGVVHYCVTNMPAIVPRTSTFALTNATLSYALELAEKGPRRALQESQPLRRGVNVMAGRITHAGVAAAFDLEHTAIERLL; encoded by the coding sequence ATGATCATTGGCGTGCCGAAAGAGATCAAGGCGGAGGAGAATCGAGTCGCGTTGACGCCGGCTGGCGTGAGTGCGCTCGTGGCCCACGGGCATCGGGTCTTGGTACAGCGCGCGGCGGGGATGGGCAGCGGCATGCCCGATGCGCAGTACCGTGCTGCGGGGGCGCGGGTGGTTGCGTCTGCGCGCGAGGTCTGGGGCAGCGCCGAGACGATCCTCAAGGTCAAGGAACCGATGCCGAGCGAGTACCGCTACCTGCGCGAGGGACTGGCGATCTTCACCTATCTGCACCTGGCGGCGAGTGCGGACCTGACACGGACTCTGCAGGCGAAGCGGGTGTTGGCGATCGCCTACGAAACCATCGAGATCGACGACGGCTCGTTGCCGCTGCTCACGCCCATGAGCGAAGTTGCCGGCAGACTCAGCATTCAATTCGGAAGCTGGTGTTTGCAGAAGCCCAACGGCGGTGCCGGCATCCTGCTCGGCGGCGCCTCGGGGGTGCGGCCGGCAAAGGTGGTCATTCTCGGCGGCGGCATCGCCGGCTCCAACGCCTGCATGATCGCGCACGGTGTCGGCGCCAACGTCAGCGTGATCGACCGCAACCCCGCGCGCCTGCGCTATCTGCACGACATTCTGGGTGGGCATGTCACGACAGTGATGTCGAACCGCGCCAACATCGAAGAAGAAGTGGTCGAGGCCGACCTCGTCATTGGTGCGGTCCTCGTGGCCGGCGCCAAGGCGCCGAAGCTGGTGACGCGCAAGATGGTGCGCGCAATGAAGGCCGGGGCTGCAATTGTCGACATCTCGATCGACCAGGGGGGCTGCGTCGAGACGGCGCGGCCGACGACTCTCGACGCGCCGATTTACGTGACCGACGGCGTTGTGCACTACTGCGTGACGAACATGCCGGCCATCGTGCCGCGCACTTCGACTTTCGCGCTCACCAACGCCACCCTCTCGTACGCTCTGGAGCTGGCGGAAAAAGGCCCGCGCCGCGCCCTGCAGGAAAGCCAGCCGCTCCGCCGCGGCGTCAACGTCATGGCCGGACGCATCACCCACGCCGGCGTCGCGGCGGCCTTCGATCTGGAACACACCGCGATCGAGAGGTTGCTGTGA
- the bioD gene encoding dethiobiotin synthase, with protein sequence MTGTVHPQSIFITGTDTGVGKTTVACGLAAALVAEGHRVGVFKPTETGCDLGNDGKRRAEDAHRLAWFSGCSADLGDVCPYALPEPLAPALAARRAGVRIDLDAIVAAHARIVGAHDVTLVEGAGGLLVPLTDSLTFADLAVRLRLPVLVVVASRLGAINHALLTVRSARALGLSVLGYVVNFPAPAAVDIAAQTNVDVLGEWLGPPLGVVPYLGDVSPTAAARDRLAGLFRRHVRLAALTRA encoded by the coding sequence ATGACGGGCACCGTCCATCCCCAAAGCATTTTCATCACCGGCACCGACACGGGTGTCGGCAAGACCACCGTAGCCTGCGGGTTGGCTGCTGCCCTGGTGGCGGAGGGCCACCGCGTGGGGGTCTTCAAGCCGACCGAGACGGGCTGCGACCTCGGGAACGACGGGAAGCGCCGCGCCGAAGACGCTCATCGGCTCGCGTGGTTCTCCGGGTGCTCGGCCGATCTCGGCGACGTCTGTCCGTATGCATTGCCCGAGCCGCTGGCGCCGGCCCTCGCCGCCCGGCGCGCCGGGGTACGAATCGATCTCGATGCGATCGTTGCGGCCCACGCGCGGATTGTCGGGGCGCACGACGTGACTCTCGTCGAGGGGGCGGGGGGACTGCTGGTACCACTGACCGACTCCCTGACTTTCGCCGACCTCGCTGTCCGGCTGCGTTTGCCGGTCCTGGTGGTTGTGGCCTCTCGTCTTGGCGCGATCAATCACGCTTTGCTCACGGTGCGCAGCGCACGTGCACTCGGGTTGTCCGTGCTCGGCTATGTCGTGAACTTTCCGGCGCCGGCAGCGGTCGACATCGCCGCGCAGACCAACGTCGACGTTCTCGGCGAGTGGCTTGGACCCCCGCTCGGGGTCGTTCCGTATCTGGGCGACGTGTCCCCTACTGCCGCTGCCCGGGACCGTCTGGCCGGGCTGTTCCGCCGGCACGTCCGCCTTGCGGCGTTGACGCGGGCGTGA
- the bioA gene encoding adenosylmethionine--8-amino-7-oxononanoate transaminase: MDRATLARWDHAHVWHPFTQMDEWLAEEPLVIARGEGPYLFDVDGNRYLDGVSSLWCNVHGHRHPTLDAALRAQLDRVAHSTLLGLANVPSVVLARRLVEIAPSGLTRVFYSDAGATAVEIALKMAAQYWQLRGDHARTQFAALTESYHGDTVGAVSVGYSEAFHRFLKPMLFPCHKLDPPHVFRWGRGMEPDAAMAAAVAAAEALFAEHGRSLAALIVEPLMQGAAGMWAQPPGYLGALRELTARHGTLLICDEVATGFGRTGRMFAVEHENVAPDILCVGKGISGGYLPLAATLTTEQVFEAFVAPYDEFKAFFHGHTYTGNALACAVALASLDVFERDGVLPATRTRAAELAARLQREFAPLPHVGDVRQWGLMVGIELVEDRTARRPYPVGARIGMRVIREARDHGVLLRPLGNVIVLMPPLCLSAAQLDTLCTVIRDAIVAVTERQ; this comes from the coding sequence ATGGACCGCGCTACGCTGGCCCGCTGGGACCACGCTCACGTGTGGCACCCGTTCACCCAGATGGACGAATGGCTGGCCGAGGAGCCGCTGGTGATCGCGCGTGGCGAGGGGCCGTATCTTTTCGACGTCGACGGCAACCGCTACCTGGACGGCGTATCGTCGCTGTGGTGCAACGTACACGGGCACCGGCATCCGACGCTCGACGCGGCGCTGCGTGCCCAGCTCGATCGGGTGGCCCACTCCACCCTGCTGGGTCTCGCGAATGTGCCCTCGGTGGTCCTGGCGAGACGGCTGGTCGAGATCGCTCCCTCCGGCCTGACGCGGGTATTCTACTCCGACGCCGGGGCGACCGCGGTTGAGATCGCGCTGAAGATGGCGGCGCAGTACTGGCAACTGCGCGGTGACCACGCGCGTACGCAGTTCGCTGCGCTGACCGAGTCTTATCATGGCGATACGGTGGGCGCGGTCAGCGTCGGCTACTCCGAAGCTTTCCACCGCTTCCTGAAGCCGATGCTCTTCCCGTGCCACAAGCTCGATCCGCCGCACGTGTTCCGCTGGGGTAGGGGCATGGAGCCAGACGCCGCCATGGCGGCCGCGGTGGCGGCGGCCGAGGCTCTGTTTGCCGAGCACGGGCGCAGCCTTGCGGCGCTCATCGTCGAACCGCTCATGCAGGGTGCCGCCGGCATGTGGGCGCAGCCGCCGGGATACCTCGGCGCGTTGCGCGAACTGACGGCGCGCCACGGCACGTTACTGATTTGCGACGAGGTGGCGACCGGGTTCGGCCGCACCGGGCGCATGTTCGCCGTCGAGCACGAGAATGTCGCGCCGGATATCCTGTGCGTCGGCAAAGGCATCAGCGGCGGGTACCTGCCGCTGGCCGCGACGCTGACGACGGAACAGGTGTTCGAGGCCTTCGTTGCCCCCTATGACGAGTTCAAGGCCTTCTTCCACGGTCATACGTATACGGGCAACGCGCTGGCCTGTGCCGTCGCACTCGCCAGCCTGGACGTCTTCGAGCGGGACGGCGTCCTGCCGGCGACGCGCACCCGGGCGGCAGAGCTTGCCGCGCGGCTGCAGCGGGAGTTCGCCCCGCTGCCCCACGTCGGCGATGTGCGCCAGTGGGGCCTCATGGTCGGCATCGAACTGGTGGAGGATCGAACCGCGCGCCGGCCGTATCCCGTGGGAGCGCGGATCGGTATGCGGGTGATCCGCGAGGCGCGCGACCACGGCGTCCTCCTGCGCCCGCTCGGAAACGTTATCGTGCTGATGCCGCCGCTTTGCCTGAGCGCCGCCCAACTCGATACGCTCTGCACGGTAATCCGCGACGCCATTGTCGCCGTTACGGAACGGCAATGA
- the bioF gene encoding 8-amino-7-oxononanoate synthase, which produces MSAHEFVLGELAARREAGLTRRLRPIDGPQDAWVTIDGRRVLLLCSNNYLGLANHPALQEAAVRAAMDYGFGAGASRLISGSTRLHQRLEERLAAFKHAEAALLFSSGYHANIGTIAALVGPEDAVFSDALNHASIVDGCRLSRAEVNVYPHCDMEALASQLARSRARRRLVVTDSIFSMDGDTAPLGTICELAERYGAMVMVDEAHATGCVGPNGAGVVAAEGLEERVTVQMGTLGKALGTFGAFVAARRPVVDLLVNVARSFIYTTALPPPVVGAALAALDLAGGDEPRREQLAANAELLATGLRARGFDVGSSPCHIVPVLVGDSALTMRMSEHLLSAGVFVQGIRPPTVPQGTARLRTTVMSTHNADDLRVALAAFDRARTLAD; this is translated from the coding sequence ATGTCGGCGCACGAGTTCGTGCTGGGGGAGTTGGCGGCACGGCGCGAGGCCGGGCTGACGCGCCGCTTGCGCCCGATCGACGGCCCCCAGGATGCCTGGGTAACGATCGACGGACGGCGCGTGTTGCTGCTTTGCTCGAACAACTACCTGGGGCTGGCGAACCATCCCGCGCTGCAGGAGGCGGCGGTACGGGCCGCCATGGATTACGGTTTCGGCGCCGGCGCCTCACGGCTCATCTCCGGGTCGACGAGGTTGCACCAGCGTCTCGAAGAACGCCTCGCCGCCTTCAAGCACGCTGAGGCGGCGCTGCTGTTCTCGTCGGGCTACCACGCCAACATCGGGACGATCGCCGCACTGGTAGGGCCGGAGGACGCCGTGTTCAGCGACGCACTGAATCACGCCAGCATCGTCGACGGGTGCCGTCTGTCGCGGGCGGAGGTCAACGTCTATCCGCACTGCGACATGGAGGCTCTGGCATCGCAGCTCGCCCGCTCGCGCGCTCGGCGCCGGCTGGTGGTAACCGACTCGATCTTCAGCATGGACGGCGACACGGCGCCGCTCGGGACGATTTGCGAGTTGGCCGAGCGATACGGAGCGATGGTGATGGTAGACGAGGCGCACGCGACCGGCTGTGTCGGGCCCAACGGCGCCGGCGTCGTCGCCGCCGAGGGTCTGGAGGAACGGGTCACCGTGCAGATGGGCACGCTCGGCAAGGCGCTGGGAACGTTCGGCGCATTCGTCGCCGCGCGCCGCCCGGTCGTGGACCTGCTCGTCAACGTGGCGCGATCGTTCATCTACACCACGGCGCTACCGCCGCCGGTGGTCGGGGCGGCCCTCGCGGCCCTGGATCTGGCCGGCGGCGACGAACCGCGGCGGGAGCAGTTAGCGGCCAACGCGGAGCTGCTGGCGACGGGCCTGCGCGCGCGCGGATTCGATGTGGGGTCGTCGCCCTGCCACATCGTGCCCGTCCTCGTCGGCGACTCGGCTCTAACCATGCGCATGTCCGAGCACCTGCTCTCCGCCGGCGTCTTCGTCCAGGGTATTCGGCCACCGACAGTGCCGCAGGGAACGGCGCGCCTGCGCACCACCGTCATGAGCACCCACAACGCCGACGACTTACGGGTCGCCCTTGCCGCGTTCGACCGGGCGCGCACTCTGGCCGACTGA
- a CDS encoding 2Fe-2S iron-sulfur cluster-binding protein, which yields MAKIRVIFENGDPERFIEYDPARAPFQHDGKPGSILDVLLGHGIHIEHACGGNCACTTCHVIVRQGYECLSEPQENELDLLDKAPGLTPTSRLSCQALVGDAPEITVVVPRFTINQA from the coding sequence ATGGCTAAGATACGAGTCATCTTCGAGAACGGCGATCCCGAACGCTTCATCGAGTACGATCCCGCCAGGGCGCCGTTTCAACACGACGGTAAACCCGGATCCATACTGGACGTGCTGCTCGGGCATGGGATCCATATCGAACACGCCTGCGGCGGCAATTGCGCCTGTACGACCTGCCACGTGATCGTCAGGCAGGGCTATGAATGCCTGTCCGAACCCCAGGAGAACGAACTCGATCTCCTCGACAAGGCCCCGGGCCTGACGCCGACATCGCGCCTCAGCTGCCAGGCCCTCGTCGGCGACGCACCGGAAATCACGGTGGTCGTCCCCCGATTCACGATCAACCAGGCCTGA
- a CDS encoding GNAT family N-acetyltransferase, whose protein sequence is MPTRLHIRRCRRTDLPAVMRLLAAAGTPLPVPDRRTLHRFRRLVADLGSDLYLALVDDDTVGLLHVTYARQLVRPPLARVECLLVSPAARRRGIGRALLGFAEDRARRRGCGAIRWSLPAEDPAARHFAENAGLLHTETTVSRPLQAAGNDRKPE, encoded by the coding sequence ATGCCCACCCGGCTCCACATCCGGCGCTGCCGCCGTACCGATCTCCCGGCCGTGATGCGTTTGCTTGCCGCCGCCGGGACCCCACTGCCGGTACCCGACCGGCGCACGCTGCACCGGTTCCGCCGCCTGGTGGCCGATCTTGGCAGCGACCTCTATCTGGCCCTGGTTGACGACGACACCGTCGGCCTGCTGCACGTCACTTACGCCCGCCAGCTTGTGCGGCCCCCGCTGGCACGGGTCGAGTGCCTGCTGGTCTCGCCGGCGGCCCGCCGGCGGGGCATCGGCCGGGCGCTGCTTGGTTTTGCGGAAGATCGTGCCCGCCGGCGGGGATGTGGCGCGATTCGGTGGAGCCTGCCGGCCGAAGATCCGGCCGCGCGTCACTTTGCGGAGAACGCCGGCCTGCTGCACACTGAAACTACCGTTTCCCGTCCCCTGCAGGCGGCCGGGAACGACCGTAAGCCGGAGTGA